A DNA window from Bacteroides sp. contains the following coding sequences:
- a CDS encoding TonB-dependent receptor, whose protein sequence is MKKILLILFILNFWIIHPQFANPAESRPVTDANLFGHVIDTETGEHIPFINLLIEGTRIGTITDASGHYMLTNLPVGEHVLIVQGMGYETTRMPFTAIAQRTLELDIAVSSTHIALDEIIITASPTASGFRYQPDKRFTGEDLQRRSEASFGEMLNGESGITMRSMGSAPARPVIRGLDGDRILVLQNGERMGDISETSADHSIALDPLAASRVEVVRGPASLLYGSSALGGVINLMTTDIPDDTDPGTSGILSLQGASVNTMGAGFGRITHSRDPWAASARFSYRKSGNTNTPAGSIPGTYMNNYDGSLGFGFNKGQNLGGLSLSMAGQHYGLPGHSFHPDEKVEIEMQRQTLQGRWNYQRNGFFDKGQIRFNASRMLQDELEFTESDGIQEETIGLSFKKHTFSSTATIQHKPYSLFARGAMGLSLYAHHLDVTGFEAFTPGERRMALGVFTFQEIPLSDIFRLQAGIRFDFQHTSAIPNEVFTSAENTRNALNYSGSIGVNHRPLPGWEIGGQFARSHRNPNIQELFANGVHLGAGVFEIGNTALKDEIGNGGDFFIRYAGNKLEMELATFVNHFYNFIIFQPTGETDPTSSFPIFVYEGDEARLMGGELSLGWNPLETLRIGLGLDYVSGRRIGNGKENLPFMPPLRFRADLEYDLGWGWLGGKFLATSAQNKIAAEELPTDGYSFIGLSAGIRLSQAGHHVIILRADNLLNTSYRDHLSRMEDRNYLMPGRNLNLAYRWFF, encoded by the coding sequence ATGAAAAAAATATTGCTTATCCTTTTCATCCTGAATTTTTGGATAATTCATCCTCAATTTGCCAATCCGGCAGAGTCCCGCCCGGTCACCGATGCCAACTTGTTTGGTCACGTGATCGATACCGAAACGGGCGAACACATCCCCTTCATCAATTTGTTGATTGAGGGCACCCGGATCGGAACCATCACCGACGCCTCAGGGCATTACATGCTGACCAACCTTCCTGTGGGCGAACACGTCCTCATTGTGCAGGGGATGGGTTACGAAACCACCCGGATGCCATTCACCGCCATTGCCCAGCGCACTCTAGAGTTGGACATCGCTGTAAGTTCAACCCACATTGCCCTCGATGAGATTATCATCACGGCATCCCCTACGGCCAGCGGCTTTCGTTACCAACCCGACAAGCGTTTCACGGGCGAAGACCTGCAGCGGCGCAGTGAAGCCAGCTTTGGCGAAATGCTTAACGGCGAATCCGGCATAACCATGCGCAGCATGGGCTCAGCGCCTGCCCGGCCGGTGATCCGCGGCCTCGACGGCGACCGGATCCTGGTGCTGCAGAATGGCGAGCGGATGGGTGACATCTCTGAGACCTCGGCCGACCATTCTATTGCCCTCGACCCCCTGGCAGCAAGCCGGGTTGAAGTCGTCAGGGGACCTGCCAGCCTGCTGTATGGCTCAAGCGCCCTGGGCGGTGTAATCAACCTGATGACCACCGACATCCCTGATGATACCGACCCCGGTACCTCCGGCATCCTCTCCCTTCAGGGTGCCTCCGTAAATACTATGGGGGCGGGATTCGGTCGGATTACCCACAGCCGTGACCCCTGGGCCGCCTCTGCAAGGTTCTCCTACCGCAAATCAGGAAATACAAACACCCCTGCAGGAAGTATTCCCGGTACCTATATGAATAACTACGATGGTTCACTGGGCTTTGGATTCAACAAGGGTCAAAACCTTGGGGGCCTCAGCCTTTCAATGGCCGGCCAGCATTACGGCTTGCCGGGTCATAGCTTTCACCCGGATGAGAAAGTGGAAATTGAAATGCAACGGCAAACCTTGCAGGGCCGCTGGAATTACCAGCGCAATGGTTTTTTTGACAAGGGTCAGATCCGTTTCAATGCTTCCCGCATGCTGCAAGATGAGCTGGAGTTCACGGAATCTGATGGTATCCAGGAGGAAACCATTGGCCTTTCGTTTAAGAAACATACCTTCAGCAGCACGGCGACCATTCAGCATAAGCCTTACAGCCTCTTTGCCCGTGGAGCAATGGGGCTGAGTCTCTACGCCCATCATCTCGACGTCACCGGCTTTGAGGCTTTTACCCCTGGTGAGCGTCGCATGGCCCTGGGGGTTTTCACTTTTCAGGAAATCCCCCTCAGCGACATTTTCCGTCTTCAGGCAGGCATCCGTTTCGACTTCCAGCACACCAGCGCCATCCCCAACGAAGTCTTTACTTCTGCCGAAAACACCCGGAATGCCCTCAACTATTCGGGCTCCATTGGGGTGAACCACCGCCCCCTGCCCGGTTGGGAGATCGGCGGGCAGTTTGCCCGCTCGCACCGCAATCCTAACATACAGGAACTCTTTGCCAATGGGGTACACCTGGGTGCAGGCGTCTTCGAGATCGGAAACACCGCCCTGAAGGATGAGATCGGAAACGGAGGCGATTTCTTCATTCGCTATGCCGGAAACAAGCTGGAAATGGAGCTGGCCACCTTCGTCAACCATTTCTATAACTTCATTATTTTTCAGCCCACTGGTGAAACTGATCCCACGAGCAGCTTTCCGATCTTTGTTTACGAAGGGGATGAAGCCCGCCTGATGGGTGGCGAGCTCTCCCTGGGGTGGAATCCCCTGGAAACCCTGAGGATTGGTCTGGGCCTCGATTATGTGTCGGGGCGCCGCATTGGCAATGGAAAGGAGAACTTGCCTTTCATGCCTCCCCTGCGCTTCAGGGCCGACCTGGAGTATGACCTGGGCTGGGGATGGCTTGGCGGCAAGTTTCTGGCTACTTCGGCCCAAAACAAAATCGCAGCAGAAGAGTTGCCCACCGATGGCTATAGCTTTATTGGACTTTCTGCTGGTATTAGACTCTCGCAGGCTGGCCACCACGTCATCATCCTGCGTGCCGACAACCTCCTGAACACCAGCTATCGCGATCACCTTTCGCGCATGGAAGACCGCAATTATCTTATGCCGGGCAGAAATTTAAATCTGGCCTACCGCTGGTTTTTTTAA
- a CDS encoding C69 family dipeptidase, with product MKHSIRILFVFFFSLISLAVLACTSYLVTPGASADGSSMISYAADSHIRYGELYYLPGGPQPEESYYQAYYRGTHKPLAKIPNPPYLYTVIGFMNEKQVAIGETTFGGRPELNDTTGGIDYGSLMFMAMQRGATAREAIKVIAELVEEYGYYGGGESFSIADPNEVWIMEIVGKGTDWQYDQSKGEYYNADKGALWVAIRIPDGYISAHANQARIMQFDRENLTTSISSKNLHLINEPGISTVYAHDVVSYARRKGYYDGPDTGFSFSDTYAPLDFGALRFCEARVWSMFKEVNSDMEPYMDYAMGYDTDERMPLYIKPERKLSVQDLMSFKRDHLDGTDFDMSVDIGAGPWGLPYRWRPMTWEVDGKQYFHERTTATQQTAFSYIAQLRRDYPDPVGGLLWFGVDDANSTVYVPMYAGMQRAPRSYAEGNGHILEYSDDAAFWVFNKVAHLAYLRYSMIIPDVLKVQQELEDRFFTMVPAIDQTATALYQEDPEMAKAFVTEFSVNSADYTVQKWEELFRFLMVKHLDGNLKREENGEFLTNRYGRYPQVEHPQYPEWWLRLIIEVTGDKFLVPGQD from the coding sequence ATGAAACATTCCATTCGTATCCTGTTTGTATTCTTTTTCAGCCTGATCAGCCTTGCTGTCCTGGCCTGCACGAGTTACTTGGTGACGCCCGGCGCCTCGGCGGATGGGTCATCAATGATCAGCTATGCTGCCGATTCGCACATCCGCTATGGGGAATTGTATTACCTTCCGGGGGGTCCTCAGCCCGAGGAATCCTATTATCAGGCTTATTATCGGGGAACCCATAAGCCCCTGGCGAAAATTCCCAACCCGCCTTATCTGTACACCGTGATTGGGTTTATGAATGAGAAACAGGTAGCCATTGGGGAGACCACCTTTGGGGGACGTCCTGAACTGAACGATACCACCGGGGGTATTGATTATGGCAGCCTGATGTTTATGGCCATGCAGCGAGGGGCTACGGCCCGTGAAGCCATAAAGGTTATTGCCGAGCTGGTTGAGGAATACGGCTATTACGGCGGGGGTGAATCCTTTTCCATTGCCGACCCAAATGAAGTCTGGATCATGGAGATCGTTGGCAAAGGGACTGATTGGCAGTACGACCAAAGCAAGGGCGAATATTACAATGCCGATAAAGGAGCATTGTGGGTAGCTATCCGCATTCCTGACGGTTACATATCAGCCCATGCCAACCAGGCCCGCATCATGCAGTTTGACCGGGAAAATCTTACGACCTCTATTAGCAGCAAGAACCTGCACCTCATCAACGAGCCCGGCATATCTACGGTATATGCCCACGATGTGGTTAGCTATGCCCGACGAAAGGGGTATTACGATGGCCCGGATACCGGTTTCAGCTTCTCAGACACCTATGCTCCCCTTGATTTTGGTGCCCTGAGGTTTTGCGAAGCCAGGGTGTGGAGCATGTTCAAGGAAGTCAACAGCGACATGGAGCCCTATATGGACTATGCCATGGGATATGATACGGACGAACGCATGCCGCTATACATCAAGCCGGAGCGTAAACTGTCGGTGCAAGACCTGATGAGCTTCAAACGCGATCACCTGGATGGAACCGATTTTGATATGAGTGTTGACATTGGTGCTGGTCCCTGGGGCTTGCCTTATCGCTGGCGTCCCATGACCTGGGAAGTGGATGGCAAACAATACTTCCACGAACGCACCACGGCCACTCAACAAACGGCCTTTTCTTATATTGCACAGTTGCGCAGGGACTACCCGGACCCGGTAGGAGGCCTCCTTTGGTTTGGGGTCGATGATGCCAATTCAACGGTCTATGTCCCGATGTATGCAGGGATGCAACGGGCCCCCCGCAGCTATGCCGAAGGCAACGGTCATATCCTTGAGTATTCTGACGATGCCGCTTTCTGGGTATTTAATAAGGTAGCCCACTTAGCCTACCTGCGTTACAGCATGATCATACCCGACGTACTGAAGGTACAGCAAGAGCTGGAGGATCGCTTCTTTACAATGGTACCTGCCATTGACCAAACCGCAACAGCATTGTATCAGGAAGATCCTGAAATGGCCAAAGCTTTTGTGACGGAGTTTTCCGTGAACTCAGCCGATTACACGGTACAAAAATGGGAGGAATTGTTTCGTTTCCTGATGGTGAAACACCTGGATGGCAACCTGAAGCGTGAGGAAAACGGTGAGTTCCTGACCAATCGCTATGGACGCTATCCCCAGGTGGAACATCCCCAGTACCCCGAATGGTGGCTGCGGCTTATCATTGAAGTGACCGGTGATAAATTTCTGGTTCCAGGTCAAGACTAA
- a CDS encoding SPOR domain-containing protein, with product MKTFYQNMTVFLFLVFGLGFYAIGQGNILPPELIGADLEKVQTDLKKAIEAGQDSLTINLAEVYFFEGKYQEALQTYQKADSLGLVTTAEQKRNYTHAARKLNTSSPYDTPTGYFNQSWTFDANLQTFCGNSANEDFAPFKWNDLLFVTSSRNASRRIYDYTSKPFLDVFAFTGDCEPVSLPRFLPRDLNTRLHDGPIAISADTNLVVITRNYEKPNENGFHNLYMEYFVRENGDWQKGIKFPFANENYSVQHPFYHDGESTLYFASNFRGGQGGFDLYKAKWNGIDWETPVNLGPVVNSSYDEVFPSFTLEGDLVYSTNHIETMGGLDLVLFKDGLRTLFPEPFNTANDDFALIFENANQGYLSSNRTGGTFGDNIYTFEIPIPAPVEYFFIAKVVDKETGDPIEGALVAFSSYGRSISGSVLTDNTGEANMFKSVADVPEFQFDISKPEYNTLEMITSAFEISGTHYKITFSLEKRTEPIVAEVPKPTSGTIILYFENDVPAAVQGGLSAIRGYDQTHRNFLEARSTYRQQTVSSQEDLNAFFTDVEGGMQELDQFARFLFEELKNGEKFLIDLAAYASPLASNEYNVRLSERRNASVKNFLNQWQNGALTTYLADGSLRFVDKAYGDSQAPAGISDSPANRSESVYSVKASRERRVAMFWKKVTEETGDVLQNETTNPKDYYIVVGSFRNKRSAETVMNQVSRQGAPAPGILEEQEKGLFRVYFNRYPMLEQARTELPQVRQTITSDAWIVSL from the coding sequence ATGAAAACATTTTACCAAAACATGACCGTTTTTCTTTTCCTGGTTTTTGGCCTGGGGTTTTATGCCATCGGGCAGGGAAATATCCTACCCCCGGAATTGATTGGCGCTGACCTGGAAAAGGTGCAAACGGATCTCAAGAAAGCCATCGAGGCAGGACAGGATAGCCTTACCATTAACCTGGCAGAGGTATATTTTTTCGAAGGGAAGTATCAGGAGGCCCTGCAGACATATCAGAAGGCCGACAGCCTGGGCCTGGTCACCACTGCAGAGCAGAAACGCAACTACACCCATGCGGCCCGGAAGCTGAACACCAGCTCGCCTTACGATACCCCAACGGGGTATTTTAACCAGAGCTGGACCTTTGATGCCAATTTGCAGACCTTCTGCGGAAACTCTGCCAATGAAGACTTCGCCCCATTCAAATGGAACGACCTGCTTTTCGTTACCTCTTCACGGAATGCTTCACGGCGAATCTACGATTACACCAGTAAGCCTTTTCTTGATGTCTTTGCTTTTACGGGTGACTGCGAACCAGTGAGTCTTCCCAGGTTTCTGCCACGCGACCTCAATACGCGTTTGCACGATGGACCTATCGCCATTTCAGCTGATACCAACCTGGTGGTCATTACCCGCAATTATGAAAAACCCAACGAAAATGGTTTCCATAACCTTTATATGGAATATTTTGTCAGGGAAAACGGGGATTGGCAGAAAGGCATAAAATTTCCCTTTGCCAACGAGAACTACTCAGTCCAGCACCCCTTCTATCACGATGGGGAAAGCACTCTTTACTTTGCCTCAAATTTCCGCGGAGGACAGGGGGGATTCGACCTGTATAAGGCAAAGTGGAATGGCATAGACTGGGAGACTCCTGTGAACCTTGGGCCTGTGGTGAACTCCTCCTATGATGAGGTCTTCCCTTCCTTTACCCTTGAAGGCGATCTGGTTTACTCTACCAACCATATAGAGACTATGGGTGGTCTTGACCTGGTGCTTTTTAAGGATGGCCTGCGCACCCTGTTCCCCGAACCCTTCAATACCGCAAACGACGACTTTGCCCTGATCTTTGAGAATGCCAATCAGGGATACTTGTCCTCAAACCGCACCGGTGGTACATTTGGAGATAATATTTACACCTTCGAGATCCCCATTCCGGCTCCTGTGGAATATTTCTTCATTGCAAAAGTGGTTGACAAGGAAACCGGCGACCCCATTGAAGGTGCCCTGGTAGCCTTCTCTTCATACGGCAGGAGTATTTCGGGCAGTGTCCTCACCGACAATACCGGGGAGGCGAATATGTTCAAAAGCGTGGCCGATGTCCCGGAATTCCAGTTTGATATCAGCAAACCAGAATACAACACCCTGGAAATGATTACCAGCGCGTTTGAGATTTCCGGGACCCACTATAAGATTACCTTCTCACTGGAGAAACGCACTGAACCCATTGTGGCAGAGGTACCCAAGCCCACATCCGGTACCATTATCCTGTATTTTGAAAACGATGTACCTGCAGCCGTTCAAGGTGGCCTGTCAGCCATCAGGGGATATGATCAAACCCACAGGAACTTCCTGGAAGCCCGTTCTACCTATCGGCAGCAAACGGTTAGCTCTCAGGAAGACCTCAATGCTTTCTTTACCGATGTGGAAGGAGGCATGCAGGAACTCGACCAGTTTGCACGCTTCCTCTTCGAAGAACTTAAAAATGGCGAAAAGTTCCTCATTGACCTGGCTGCCTATGCCAGCCCACTGGCCTCAAACGAATACAACGTCCGCCTGTCAGAACGGAGGAATGCCTCCGTGAAGAATTTCTTAAACCAATGGCAGAATGGTGCCTTGACGACTTACCTGGCTGACGGCAGCCTTCGTTTTGTTGACAAGGCTTATGGCGACAGCCAGGCTCCTGCAGGAATCTCCGACAGCCCTGCCAACCGAAGCGAATCGGTTTACAGTGTGAAAGCATCCAGGGAGCGCCGGGTGGCTATGTTCTGGAAAAAAGTGACTGAAGAAACAGGGGACGTGCTCCAAAATGAGACAACCAACCCAAAGGATTATTATATCGTTGTCGGAAGTTTCAGAAACAAACGATCGGCTGAAACGGTCATGAACCAAGTCTCAAGACAAGGAGCGCCAGCTCCCGGAATCCTCGAAGAGCAGGAAAAAGGACTCTTCCGTGTTTATTTCAACCGTTACCCCATGCTTGAGCAGGCCCGCACCGAGCTTCCCCAAGTAAGGCAAACCATCACAAGCGATGCCTGGATCGTAAGTTTGTAA
- a CDS encoding type IX secretion system membrane protein PorP/SprF, which translates to MKKIFGILLLLALFLGEKAQAQQVPMYGQYIFNNSVINPAQAGVRDKNQWGVLGRYQWVGVDGAPTTHTAFFNFRLPANLGLAVGIYQDNIGPVRDFTLQTDVAYHAQISENWYLSGGLRLLTSSIKVNLLDLENVDHNDPYFNQNLSSGLHFNVGAGLVAFSEKTFFGVSLPKAQRKGFGDKNNEVNMVSRHLFVYGGNTFDLSDNFVVTPSALFKTSEKAPSQIDINAIFGYNEIFDFGPMLRSNFTESWMDAVGFLVGIHLTENWYFGYMFEYPTNDMNLVTRQTHEVSLRYLWGSKEQIHIRSPRYFL; encoded by the coding sequence ATGAAAAAGATATTTGGAATACTCCTTTTGCTGGCCCTCTTTCTCGGTGAGAAAGCCCAAGCGCAGCAAGTCCCCATGTACGGCCAGTATATCTTCAACAACTCTGTGATCAACCCTGCACAGGCTGGCGTACGCGATAAAAATCAATGGGGTGTTTTAGGAAGGTATCAATGGGTCGGGGTGGATGGCGCCCCGACCACCCATACCGCCTTCTTCAACTTCCGCCTGCCGGCCAACCTGGGCCTTGCCGTTGGCATTTACCAGGACAACATTGGACCGGTAAGAGACTTCACCCTTCAGACTGACGTGGCCTATCACGCCCAGATCTCTGAAAATTGGTATCTCTCAGGAGGTTTGCGACTGCTTACCTCCAGCATCAAGGTCAACCTGCTCGACCTGGAAAATGTGGACCACAACGACCCTTATTTCAACCAGAACCTTTCATCCGGTCTCCACTTTAACGTGGGAGCGGGGCTGGTGGCCTTCTCTGAAAAGACTTTTTTCGGCGTTTCCCTGCCTAAGGCCCAGCGCAAAGGGTTTGGCGACAAAAACAATGAGGTTAATATGGTTTCCAGGCACTTGTTTGTTTATGGCGGGAACACCTTCGATTTGTCAGACAACTTTGTGGTTACCCCTAGCGCCTTATTCAAAACCAGCGAAAAAGCTCCCTCACAAATTGACATCAATGCGATCTTTGGATACAATGAGATCTTCGATTTTGGCCCCATGCTTAGATCCAATTTTACTGAAAGCTGGATGGATGCCGTTGGGTTCCTTGTGGGCATTCACCTGACCGAAAACTGGTATTTCGGATACATGTTTGAATATCCCACCAACGACATGAACCTGGTGACGCGTCAAACCCATGAGGTTTCCCTGCGGTATTTATGGGGTTCGAAAGAGCAGATCCACATCCGTTCGCCCAGGTACTTCCTTTAG